The Corynebacterium confusum genome has a window encoding:
- a CDS encoding CNNM domain-containing protein, which produces MDNWVFNLLVTIVIIVASAFFVVIEFSLLGARRNRLEEIAEDSRSARAGLRSLNELTMMLAGSQLGITAATFILGAVTKPWFHHLLMPVFEALSMPARVADIVAFIVALFLATFLHLVIGEMAPKSWAITHPETALRLIAIPARAFIWIFRPLLAWINRMANQLVRLAGEEPVDRAAAAGYNVETLRSLVEHSRETGAMDDESASQITGVIELESSTVAELAREHGSAVVPMPSDTTVRELQDLVLRKDIMRVLVFGKSSRVPRLVHVRDTLLADPETPVLEFSRPCLTVAGATTVQHTLDHMRARNEQLVVVGRADKDNAMWVLTWDDIMGQLWPQIAEKLDQVTETK; this is translated from the coding sequence ATGGACAACTGGGTTTTTAACCTACTGGTAACGATCGTCATCATCGTCGCCTCCGCGTTCTTCGTGGTCATCGAGTTCTCTCTGCTGGGCGCGCGCCGCAACCGCCTCGAGGAGATAGCCGAGGACTCCCGCAGCGCCCGGGCCGGCCTGCGCAGCCTCAACGAGCTAACGATGATGCTCGCCGGCTCCCAGCTCGGAATCACCGCCGCCACCTTCATCCTGGGTGCGGTCACCAAGCCGTGGTTCCACCACCTGCTGATGCCCGTCTTCGAGGCGCTGAGCATGCCCGCGCGCGTGGCCGACATCGTGGCGTTTATCGTCGCGCTGTTCCTAGCAACGTTCCTGCACCTGGTCATCGGTGAGATGGCCCCGAAGTCCTGGGCGATTACCCACCCGGAGACCGCTTTGCGGCTCATCGCCATCCCCGCCCGCGCCTTCATCTGGATCTTCCGCCCGCTGCTGGCCTGGATCAACCGGATGGCTAACCAGCTGGTGCGCCTGGCCGGCGAGGAGCCCGTCGACCGCGCGGCGGCCGCCGGCTACAACGTCGAGACGCTGCGCAGCCTGGTCGAGCACTCCCGCGAGACCGGCGCCATGGACGACGAATCCGCCTCCCAGATCACCGGCGTCATCGAGCTCGAGTCCTCGACGGTCGCCGAGCTCGCCCGCGAGCACGGCTCCGCCGTGGTCCCCATGCCCAGCGACACCACCGTGCGCGAGCTGCAGGACCTGGTGCTGCGCAAGGACATCATGCGTGTGCTCGTCTTCGGCAAGTCCTCCCGCGTGCCGCGGCTGGTCCACGTCCGCGACACCCTGCTCGCCGACCCGGAGACCCCGGTGCTCGAGTTCTCACGCCCGTGCCTGACCGTTGCCGGCGCCACGACCGTGCAGCACACGCTGGACCACATGCGCGCCCGCAACGAGCAGCTCGTGGTCGTCGGCCGGGCCGACAAGGACAACGCCATGTGGGTGCTGACCTGGGACGACATTATGGGCCAGCTGTGGCCGCAGATCGCCGAGAAGCTCGACCAAGTCACCGAGACCAAGTAA
- a CDS encoding AMP-dependent synthetase/ligase, translating to MTLPEVHTPAEFEIEEGETCLTALIATAKARPHGVMFTRPANYEWVNVTAKEFINEVFEVAKGLIACGVEQGDRIALISATRYEWSLLDYAIWAAGAASVPVYPSSSMSQVQWIMEDSGAVLAITETREHSELVRHLVLQDDGQPMLKDSPSQLRRVLEINSAAIDTLKFEGRGIEDSVIEERIAATRTDDLASLVYTSGTTGRPKGCMLTHRNWLAEARGLLTNPIGHIAVPGTRVLTFLPLAHVFSRAVSLAVAIGGATQNHWSDFSTLSIEFARSRPNLILGVPRVFEKVYNSAAAKAADGSGVRAALFSQAEKVAQDYSRAQDTPEGPNRLLRAQHKLFDKLVYSKIREGVGGQVRYAITGGSAMSHDLLHWFRGIGLPVYEGYGLTEVAAAAAVDFEDQKIGTVGRPLEGVTIRTNEEGEICIKGDIVFAGYWNNPEASEAALEDGWYNTGDLGEILDSGHIMITGRKKDLIVTAGGKNVSPGPMEDMLRSHPLISQAMVVGDGKPFVGLLLTLDPEALERWKREYNIPANRSAQDVATDPTLRAEIQDAINQVNATVSHAEGIKKFYILESDLTEEENELTPTMKVKRNVVAQRYASAIEHIYKR from the coding sequence GTGACCCTACCGGAAGTACATACCCCTGCAGAGTTTGAGATCGAGGAAGGTGAGACCTGCCTGACCGCTCTCATCGCCACCGCCAAGGCCCGCCCCCACGGGGTCATGTTCACCCGCCCGGCCAACTACGAATGGGTCAACGTCACCGCCAAGGAATTCATCAACGAGGTCTTCGAGGTCGCCAAGGGCCTTATCGCCTGCGGGGTGGAACAGGGGGACCGCATCGCGCTGATTTCGGCCACCCGCTACGAGTGGTCGCTTTTGGACTACGCCATCTGGGCGGCGGGCGCGGCCTCCGTGCCGGTCTACCCGTCCTCGTCGATGTCCCAGGTCCAGTGGATCATGGAAGACTCCGGCGCCGTGCTGGCCATTACCGAAACCCGTGAGCACTCCGAGCTGGTGCGCCACCTGGTCCTCCAAGACGACGGGCAGCCGATGCTCAAGGACTCCCCGTCCCAGCTGCGCCGCGTGCTGGAGATCAACTCCGCGGCTATCGACACGCTGAAGTTCGAGGGCCGCGGGATCGAGGACTCGGTCATCGAGGAGCGGATCGCCGCCACGCGCACCGACGACCTAGCCTCGCTGGTCTACACCTCCGGCACGACCGGTCGGCCGAAGGGTTGCATGCTCACCCACCGCAACTGGCTAGCCGAGGCCCGCGGCCTGCTGACCAACCCCATCGGGCACATCGCGGTGCCGGGCACCCGCGTGCTGACCTTCCTGCCGCTGGCCCACGTGTTCTCGCGCGCGGTCTCGCTGGCCGTGGCCATCGGCGGCGCTACCCAGAACCACTGGTCCGATTTCTCGACCCTGTCCATCGAGTTCGCTCGCTCCCGCCCGAACCTCATCCTGGGCGTGCCGCGCGTATTCGAGAAGGTCTACAACTCCGCCGCCGCCAAGGCCGCCGACGGCTCCGGCGTCAGGGCCGCCCTGTTCAGCCAGGCCGAGAAGGTCGCCCAGGACTATTCGCGCGCCCAGGACACCCCGGAAGGCCCCAACCGCCTGCTGCGCGCCCAGCACAAGCTCTTCGACAAGCTGGTCTACTCCAAGATCCGCGAAGGCGTGGGCGGGCAGGTGCGCTACGCGATCACCGGCGGCTCCGCCATGAGCCACGACCTGCTGCACTGGTTCCGCGGCATCGGCCTGCCGGTCTACGAGGGCTACGGCCTGACCGAGGTCGCCGCGGCCGCCGCGGTGGACTTCGAGGACCAAAAGATCGGCACCGTCGGCCGCCCGCTGGAGGGCGTGACCATCCGCACCAACGAAGAGGGCGAAATCTGCATCAAGGGCGACATCGTCTTCGCCGGCTACTGGAACAACCCGGAGGCCTCGGAGGCCGCCCTCGAGGACGGCTGGTACAACACCGGCGACTTGGGCGAAATCCTGGATTCCGGCCACATCATGATCACCGGCCGCAAGAAGGACCTCATCGTCACCGCCGGCGGCAAGAACGTCTCGCCGGGGCCGATGGAGGACATGCTGCGCTCCCACCCGCTGATTTCGCAGGCGATGGTCGTCGGCGACGGCAAGCCCTTCGTCGGTTTGCTGCTGACCCTGGATCCGGAGGCGCTGGAGCGCTGGAAGCGCGAATACAATATCCCGGCCAACCGCAGCGCCCAGGACGTGGCCACCGACCCGACCCTGCGCGCCGAAATCCAGGACGCCATCAACCAGGTCAACGCGACCGTCTCCCACGCGGAGGGCATCAAGAAGTTCTACATCCTGGAATCCGACCTGACGGAGGAGGAAAACGAGCTCACGCCGACGATGAAGGTCAAGCGCAACGTCGTCGCCCAGCGCTACGCGTCCGCGATCGAGCACATCTACAAGCGTTAG
- the hemW gene encoding radical SAM family heme chaperone HemW, which yields MQDSFGLYIHVPFCATRCGYCDFNTYTPGELGAPNSQASYLDALDKELELAAARVQRPAETVFVGGGTPSLLGADGLARVLDRVRATFGLAKGAEVTTESNPESTDPEFFAGLCEAGFTRVSLGMQSASSAVLTVLERAHTPGRAFDAAAEALAAGFEHVNLDMIYGTPGETDDDVRATLDRVLATGVDHVSAYSLIVEDGTRMARKVTKGQLPAPDEDVMARRYQIIAGALEEAGYGWYEVSNWAKPGGKCRHNLIYWRDGDWWGAGPGAHSHLGNTRFFNVKHPARYSRLLADAALPIAGEETLTDADRHTEAIMLGLRLSEGIPRDWVSEAADEVVGRHRQRGLLEEADGRLKVTDAGRLLADGIITDILVAEDRG from the coding sequence ATGCAGGATTCCTTTGGGCTCTACATCCACGTCCCGTTTTGCGCCACACGCTGCGGGTATTGCGATTTCAATACCTACACGCCCGGGGAGTTGGGCGCGCCGAATTCGCAGGCCAGCTACCTCGACGCCCTGGATAAGGAGCTTGAGCTGGCGGCGGCGAGGGTCCAGCGCCCGGCCGAGACGGTCTTTGTCGGCGGCGGCACCCCCTCGCTGCTGGGCGCGGATGGCCTGGCCCGCGTGTTGGACCGCGTGCGCGCGACCTTCGGCCTGGCGAAAGGCGCGGAGGTGACCACGGAATCCAACCCGGAGTCGACGGACCCGGAGTTTTTCGCCGGCCTGTGCGAGGCGGGCTTTACACGGGTGAGCCTGGGGATGCAGTCGGCATCGTCGGCCGTGCTGACGGTGCTGGAGCGAGCCCACACGCCGGGCCGGGCCTTCGACGCGGCCGCCGAGGCCCTGGCTGCCGGCTTCGAGCACGTGAACCTGGACATGATTTACGGCACGCCGGGCGAGACCGACGACGACGTGCGCGCGACCCTGGACCGCGTGCTGGCCACGGGCGTGGACCACGTCAGCGCCTATTCGCTCATCGTGGAGGACGGAACGCGCATGGCCCGCAAGGTCACCAAGGGCCAGCTGCCCGCCCCCGACGAGGACGTCATGGCCCGGCGCTACCAGATCATCGCGGGCGCGCTGGAGGAGGCCGGCTACGGCTGGTACGAGGTCTCCAACTGGGCGAAGCCGGGTGGAAAGTGCCGCCACAACCTCATCTACTGGCGCGACGGCGACTGGTGGGGAGCCGGCCCCGGCGCCCACTCCCACCTGGGTAATACCCGCTTTTTCAACGTCAAGCACCCGGCCCGCTACTCCCGCCTGCTTGCCGATGCCGCCCTGCCCATCGCCGGCGAAGAAACCCTCACCGACGCCGACCGGCACACCGAGGCCATCATGCTGGGCCTGCGTTTGAGCGAGGGCATCCCGCGCGATTGGGTCTCGGAGGCTGCCGACGAGGTGGTGGGGCGGCATCGGCAGCGCGGGCTCCTGGAAGAAGCCGACGGGCGGTTAAAGGTCACGGACGCTGGCCGCCTGCTGGCGGACGGGATTATCACCGATATCTTGGTGGCCGAAGACCGCGGGTAG
- the malQ gene encoding 4-alpha-glucanotransferase: MTSRHLLDELAAHHGVATGYTAQSGEHIAVDPPTIIGTLRALGVGIPAEPSDDDLTLQLYWDYQAAASRPLPACVVATAGHEEPFVVHVPAGAPAEVTVHLEDGGTAPTYQDPNDSPDVEVDGQAWGEASFHVPGDLPLGYHELHLRSQDLEASCALIVVPSHLDTADELLTQPGAGVMAQLYSVRSAASWGIGDFHDLGALAELVAEHAGADFLLVNPLHAAEPFPPVEDSPYLPTTRRFINPLYLRVEDVPELELLDADTRADVDELAAEFQLANTTGEFIDRDAIFDAKLQVLRELFFLEHTEERRAQFREFTRTEGAGLAEFARWCAEAELAAQAGRRHRQQAGLDQLTEYYSWLQFLCAEQLAAAQDRARAAGMRVGIIMDLAVGIHPGGADAVNLAEYLAPLASVGAPPDEYNQLGQDWSQPPWHPVRLAEAGYGPWRDLLRTAMRRSGGLRVDHILGLFRLYWIQRGLPPTAGTYVRYDSRAMVGILALEAQRTGTVVIGEDLGTVEESVRGELARFGILGTNVVWFEKAGDTDNARPSADYRRLALVAVGTHDMPPTLSYLRGGHITLREELGVLTRPAEVEDAEDRAWQQAVFDQLAAEGFLDPAVTPRPDDELAVVEALHRFAAATPAALTVTNLVDMVGDTRAQNQPGTTRDLYPNWCMPLCDSQQRPVLLEEIARQPLFARLAAATRRAAS; encoded by the coding sequence GTGACTTCCCGCCACCTCCTCGACGAGCTCGCCGCCCACCACGGGGTCGCGACGGGCTACACCGCCCAGTCCGGCGAGCACATTGCTGTCGATCCCCCCACCATCATCGGCACCCTCCGCGCCCTCGGGGTAGGCATTCCCGCCGAGCCCAGCGACGACGATCTCACCCTGCAGCTCTACTGGGACTACCAGGCCGCCGCCTCCCGCCCGCTGCCGGCCTGCGTGGTCGCCACCGCCGGCCACGAGGAGCCCTTCGTGGTCCACGTCCCCGCCGGCGCGCCGGCCGAGGTCACCGTCCACTTGGAAGACGGCGGCACCGCGCCGACCTACCAGGATCCCAACGACTCCCCCGACGTCGAGGTCGACGGTCAGGCCTGGGGCGAGGCCAGCTTCCACGTGCCCGGCGACTTGCCGCTGGGCTACCACGAGCTGCACCTGCGCAGTCAGGATCTGGAGGCCAGCTGCGCGCTCATCGTGGTCCCGTCCCACCTGGATACCGCCGACGAGCTACTCACGCAGCCGGGCGCCGGCGTCATGGCGCAGCTGTACTCGGTGCGCTCGGCCGCCAGCTGGGGCATAGGCGATTTCCACGACTTGGGCGCTCTGGCCGAGCTCGTGGCCGAGCACGCGGGCGCGGACTTCCTGCTGGTCAACCCCCTGCACGCCGCCGAGCCCTTCCCGCCAGTGGAGGATTCGCCCTACCTGCCCACGACCCGCCGGTTCATCAACCCGCTCTACCTGCGCGTCGAGGACGTGCCGGAGCTTGAGCTTCTCGATGCCGACACCCGCGCCGACGTCGACGAACTCGCCGCCGAGTTCCAGCTGGCCAACACCACCGGCGAGTTCATCGATCGCGACGCCATCTTCGACGCCAAGCTGCAAGTGCTGCGCGAGCTGTTCTTCCTGGAGCACACGGAGGAGCGCCGCGCGCAGTTCCGCGAGTTCACCCGCACCGAGGGCGCGGGCCTGGCGGAGTTTGCCCGCTGGTGCGCCGAGGCGGAGTTGGCGGCGCAGGCGGGCAGGCGGCATCGGCAGCAGGCGGGGCTGGACCAGCTGACCGAGTACTACAGCTGGCTGCAGTTTTTGTGCGCCGAGCAGCTGGCCGCCGCCCAGGACCGGGCGCGGGCGGCCGGCATGCGCGTAGGGATCATCATGGACCTAGCCGTGGGCATCCACCCGGGCGGGGCGGACGCGGTCAACCTGGCCGAGTACCTCGCGCCGCTGGCGTCGGTGGGCGCGCCGCCGGACGAGTACAACCAGCTGGGCCAGGACTGGTCGCAGCCGCCGTGGCACCCGGTGCGCCTGGCGGAGGCCGGCTATGGGCCGTGGCGGGACCTGCTGCGCACGGCCATGCGCCGCTCCGGCGGCCTGCGCGTCGACCACATCCTGGGGCTGTTCCGCCTCTACTGGATCCAGCGCGGCCTGCCGCCGACGGCTGGGACCTACGTGCGCTACGACTCGCGCGCCATGGTGGGCATCCTGGCGCTCGAGGCCCAGCGCACCGGCACCGTGGTCATCGGCGAGGACCTGGGCACGGTAGAAGAATCCGTGCGCGGCGAGCTGGCCCGCTTCGGGATCTTGGGCACCAACGTGGTCTGGTTCGAAAAGGCCGGGGACACGGATAACGCGCGGCCCTCGGCGGATTACCGGCGCCTGGCGCTGGTGGCCGTGGGCACGCATGACATGCCGCCGACGCTGTCCTACCTGCGCGGCGGGCACATCACCCTGCGCGAGGAGCTCGGCGTGCTCACCCGCCCGGCCGAGGTGGAAGACGCCGAGGACCGCGCCTGGCAGCAGGCCGTCTTTGACCAGCTGGCCGCCGAGGGCTTCCTCGACCCGGCGGTCACGCCGCGACCGGACGACGAGCTGGCCGTCGTCGAGGCCCTCCACCGCTTCGCCGCGGCTACCCCGGCCGCACTGACGGTGACGAACCTGGTGGATATGGTCGGCGATACCCGCGCGCAGAACCAGCCGGGCACCACGCGGGATCTCTACCCCAACTGGTGTATGCCACTGTGCGATAGCCAGCAGCGCCCCGTCCTACTGGAAGAGATAGCCCGCCAGCCGCTCTTTGCCCGACTGGCGGCGGCGACTAGACGAGCAGCCTCTTAA
- a CDS encoding HNH endonuclease signature motif containing protein, translated as MRNKGEAWAMLIELCNTPGTTTQLRRLANQKVLELNRPAPPAEGVRVTRRKDGPSTFSVTGDPELVENLWASIKTIPDVEALFSGGLEKQPKATHVVIPLPDWARILAGDGDEITLQLTNGTTMTGADYVRQCLLDAGLATLVDPRRGPVNQYRYQRHASPKQKDMAKAETTTCAWPNCRKPADECQVHHIHPWADGGETNQENLTLLCEFHNSWNDDDPAYPRHGRVNRRHGHITWDPPWSSG; from the coding sequence GTGCGTAATAAGGGCGAGGCTTGGGCCATGCTCATCGAACTGTGCAACACCCCCGGCACCACCACACAGCTAAGACGCCTAGCCAACCAGAAAGTCCTGGAACTTAACCGCCCGGCACCACCAGCCGAAGGTGTGCGGGTGACCCGCCGCAAAGACGGACCGAGTACTTTTTCTGTCACCGGGGACCCGGAACTGGTGGAAAACCTCTGGGCCTCAATTAAAACCATCCCGGATGTCGAGGCCTTGTTCAGTGGAGGCTTGGAGAAGCAGCCGAAGGCCACCCACGTGGTCATCCCACTGCCCGACTGGGCGAGAATCCTTGCCGGTGATGGGGATGAGATCACCCTGCAGCTAACCAACGGCACCACCATGACCGGGGCCGACTACGTCCGCCAATGTTTGTTGGACGCCGGTCTTGCCACGCTGGTGGACCCTAGGCGCGGCCCAGTCAACCAATACCGCTACCAGCGCCACGCCTCACCCAAGCAGAAGGACATGGCCAAAGCCGAGACCACCACCTGCGCGTGGCCGAACTGTAGGAAACCAGCCGACGAGTGCCAGGTCCACCACATCCACCCCTGGGCCGACGGCGGTGAGACCAACCAGGAGAACCTGACACTACTGTGCGAGTTCCACAATTCATGGAACGATGACGACCCCGCCTACCCCAGACACGGCAGGGTCAACCGAAGACACGGCCACATCACCTGGGACCCGCCCTGGAGCAGCGGCTGA
- the hrcA gene encoding heat-inducible transcriptional repressor HrcA has product MSSTTDARRKEVLRAIVADYIASQAPVGSKTLLERYQLGVSSATIRNDMAALESEGLITQPHASSGRVPTQKGYRLFVDAIHDLKPLSASERRAMLNFLEGGVDLEDVLSRSVQLLAQVTKQAAVVQMPNLQVSRVKHCEVVALSPVRLLLVLITDTGRVEQRNVALDAVVDPDQTHRLRELLNNALAGKTITEASQSLADLVDVAPVDMRGHVLNSATTLIETLVNQPVDRLLLAGTSNLTRLARDFPEGLPGIIDALEEQVVFLKLLARVPDMGNVSVVIGDEHEADALRTSSVVTTAYGTDGETLGGLGVVGPTFMDYSGTIAKVSAVARYVSEILAGEK; this is encoded by the coding sequence ATGTCTAGCACTACTGATGCGCGCCGCAAGGAAGTCCTGCGTGCCATCGTCGCGGACTATATTGCCAGCCAGGCACCGGTGGGCTCGAAGACCCTGCTGGAGCGCTATCAGCTGGGGGTATCATCGGCGACCATCCGCAACGACATGGCGGCGCTGGAATCCGAAGGCCTTATCACCCAACCCCACGCCAGCTCTGGGCGCGTGCCCACGCAGAAGGGCTACCGCCTCTTCGTGGACGCCATCCACGACCTGAAACCCTTAAGCGCCTCGGAGCGCCGCGCCATGCTCAACTTCCTGGAAGGCGGCGTGGACCTGGAAGACGTGCTCTCGCGCTCGGTGCAGCTTTTGGCCCAGGTCACCAAGCAGGCCGCCGTGGTGCAGATGCCGAACCTGCAGGTCTCGCGCGTCAAGCACTGCGAGGTCGTGGCCTTAAGCCCCGTCCGCCTGCTGCTGGTGCTGATCACGGATACCGGCCGGGTGGAGCAGCGCAACGTAGCGCTGGATGCGGTCGTCGACCCGGACCAGACGCATCGGCTGCGCGAGCTGCTCAACAACGCCCTGGCGGGCAAGACCATCACGGAGGCCTCCCAGTCCCTGGCCGACCTGGTGGACGTCGCGCCGGTGGACATGCGAGGGCACGTGCTCAATAGTGCTACGACGCTCATCGAGACCCTGGTCAACCAGCCGGTCGACCGCCTGCTGCTGGCCGGCACCTCCAACCTGACCCGTCTGGCCCGGGACTTCCCCGAAGGCCTGCCGGGCATTATCGATGCCCTCGAGGAGCAGGTGGTCTTCCTCAAGCTGCTGGCGCGTGTGCCGGATATGGGCAACGTCTCCGTGGTCATCGGGGACGAGCACGAGGCGGACGCCCTGCGCACCTCGTCGGTGGTGACCACAGCCTACGGCACGGACGGCGAGACGCTGGGCGGCCTCGGCGTGGTGGGGCCGACGTTTATGGATTACTCGGGAACAATCGCTAAGGTTTCTGCTGTTGCACGCTATGTCAGCGAAATTCTGGCCGGGGAGAAGTAG
- a CDS encoding hemolysin family protein — protein sequence MWSAALMLLAGIVVIALIIVANAYFVAQEFAFMSVDRTQLRTAAARGDKTAQRALHITERTSFMLSGAQLGITISGLLIGYVAEPLVGEALGGLLGGVGVPRSVSVTAGTVVALALSTIASMLFAELFPKNYTIAAPMKSARFLAASTQWYLRIFGWMIHFFEYSSNAILRLFRVEPVDDVDSSATTDDFESIVDASHEAGDLDQDTYMVLDRLLDFPEHDVEHAMIPRSRADAVDPETTLGEVRALMAANHTRYPVVDEEHNPIGVVHLIDVLGSELAADAPVTRVMREPVVVPEMMPLPDLVSELRDQGQKLACVIDEYGGFVGIVTLEDLAEEILGDVTDEHDIEESEEITEQGENHWIVDGDTPLDEVERAIGHDLPEGDYETISGLLMSQTGALVEAGEVHTIDLEAEPEDWVDADDAPLRHLKVRVEEIDRHVPSSLTLELVEEYREEEK from the coding sequence ATGTGGTCCGCAGCTTTGATGCTCTTAGCGGGCATCGTGGTCATCGCTCTCATCATTGTGGCCAACGCGTATTTCGTCGCGCAGGAATTCGCGTTCATGTCGGTCGACCGCACGCAGCTTCGCACCGCGGCCGCCCGCGGGGATAAAACCGCCCAGCGGGCCCTGCACATCACCGAGCGCACCTCCTTCATGCTCTCGGGCGCGCAGCTGGGAATTACGATTTCCGGCCTGCTCATCGGCTATGTCGCCGAGCCGCTCGTCGGCGAGGCCCTAGGCGGGCTGCTCGGCGGCGTCGGCGTGCCGCGGTCGGTCTCCGTCACCGCCGGCACCGTGGTGGCGCTGGCGCTGTCGACCATCGCCAGCATGCTCTTCGCGGAGCTGTTCCCCAAGAACTACACCATCGCCGCGCCGATGAAGTCGGCGCGCTTCCTGGCCGCCTCCACGCAGTGGTACCTGCGCATCTTCGGCTGGATGATCCATTTCTTCGAATATTCCTCCAACGCCATCCTGCGCCTGTTCCGCGTGGAGCCGGTCGACGACGTGGATTCGTCGGCCACCACCGACGACTTCGAGTCCATCGTGGACGCCTCCCACGAGGCCGGCGACCTGGACCAGGACACCTACATGGTGCTCGACCGCCTGCTGGATTTCCCCGAGCACGACGTCGAGCACGCGATGATCCCGCGCTCCCGCGCCGACGCCGTCGACCCCGAGACCACCCTCGGCGAGGTCCGCGCGCTCATGGCCGCCAACCACACCCGCTACCCCGTCGTCGACGAGGAGCACAACCCCATCGGCGTCGTCCACCTCATAGACGTCCTGGGCTCCGAACTGGCCGCCGATGCCCCGGTCACTCGCGTCATGCGCGAGCCCGTCGTGGTACCGGAGATGATGCCGCTGCCGGATCTGGTCTCCGAGCTGCGCGACCAGGGCCAGAAGCTGGCCTGCGTGATTGATGAATACGGCGGGTTTGTCGGCATCGTTACGCTCGAGGACCTAGCCGAGGAAATCCTGGGTGATGTCACCGACGAGCACGACATCGAGGAATCCGAGGAAATCACCGAGCAGGGCGAGAACCACTGGATTGTCGACGGCGACACGCCGCTGGACGAGGTCGAGCGCGCCATCGGCCACGACCTGCCCGAGGGCGACTACGAGACCATCTCCGGGCTGCTGATGTCCCAGACCGGCGCGCTGGTCGAGGCCGGCGAGGTCCACACCATCGATCTGGAGGCCGAGCCCGAAGACTGGGTCGACGCTGACGATGCCCCACTGCGCCACCTCAAGGTACGCGTCGAGGAGATCGACCGGCACGTGCCCTCGAGCCTCACGCTGGAGCTGGTCGAAGAGTACCGGGAGGAGGAGAAGTAA
- a CDS encoding PepSY-associated TM helix domain-containing protein encodes MNFINTGLGALTKRLHFYAGLFIAPFILVAAISGAGYAVAPQIENFVYRDLLHVSANDAPPQPLSDQVRAAQAAYPDYPVEQVWPAASATDTTRVLVADPALGESRLLAVFVNPYDSHVLGAQPSYSGVGELPVRYWFSQLHKSLHLGDVGALYSELAASWMWFVALGGLAIWLCYRRPRTTWSGRRGLLRLHGTLGTCLLVLLLGLSATGITWSNVAGANVATTISALRGSADPVDTALPHPPVVAGQWFDGEVADQADGVWRTARDVGLTGPLRLFPGEDTAHGWQAAERWVPWRLASDAVAVDPITQTVTASLPFSDLSLFSKLTSWGTYLHMGIMFGLPLQILLLASAVAIAVMIGAGYAMWFKRRPTRIPGRHPQLSWGEWAIVGLFVATAGTFLPLFGATLVLFIAVDQWKMKRRWRGNPAASALPSDQKEGSLVKR; translated from the coding sequence GTGAACTTTATCAACACGGGCCTGGGCGCCCTGACCAAACGCCTGCACTTCTATGCCGGGCTTTTCATCGCACCGTTCATCCTGGTCGCGGCCATCAGCGGTGCCGGCTACGCCGTCGCCCCGCAGATCGAGAACTTCGTCTACCGGGATCTCCTGCACGTCAGCGCCAACGATGCCCCACCCCAGCCCCTCAGCGACCAGGTCCGCGCCGCCCAGGCGGCCTACCCGGACTACCCCGTCGAGCAGGTCTGGCCGGCCGCTTCCGCCACGGACACTACCCGCGTGCTGGTGGCCGACCCGGCGCTGGGCGAGTCCCGGCTGCTGGCCGTCTTCGTCAACCCCTACGACTCCCACGTGCTGGGCGCGCAGCCGTCCTACTCGGGCGTGGGCGAGCTGCCGGTGCGCTACTGGTTCTCCCAGCTGCACAAGTCGCTCCACCTGGGCGATGTCGGCGCCCTGTACTCGGAGCTGGCGGCGTCCTGGATGTGGTTCGTCGCCCTCGGCGGCCTGGCCATCTGGCTGTGCTACCGCCGCCCCCGCACCACCTGGTCTGGCCGCCGCGGCCTACTGCGCCTGCACGGCACCCTGGGCACCTGTCTCCTGGTGCTCCTGCTCGGCCTGTCCGCGACCGGCATCACCTGGTCGAATGTCGCCGGGGCCAACGTGGCAACGACGATTAGCGCCCTGCGCGGTAGCGCCGACCCGGTAGATACCGCCCTGCCGCACCCGCCCGTCGTCGCCGGCCAATGGTTCGACGGCGAGGTCGCCGACCAGGCCGACGGCGTCTGGCGCACGGCCCGCGATGTCGGGCTCACCGGCCCCTTGCGTCTCTTCCCCGGCGAGGACACCGCCCACGGCTGGCAGGCCGCCGAGCGCTGGGTGCCCTGGCGCCTGGCCTCCGATGCCGTCGCCGTCGATCCGATCACCCAGACCGTCACCGCCTCCCTGCCCTTTAGCGACCTATCGCTGTTTTCGAAGCTGACCTCGTGGGGCACCTACCTGCACATGGGCATCATGTTCGGCCTGCCGCTGCAGATCCTCCTGCTGGCCTCGGCAGTGGCCATCGCGGTGATGATCGGCGCGGGCTACGCGATGTGGTTCAAGCGCCGCCCGACGCGGATTCCGGGCCGCCACCCGCAGCTGAGCTGGGGCGAGTGGGCCATCGTCGGGCTTTTTGTAGCGACGGCCGGCACCTTCCTGCCGCTGTTCGGCGCGACCCTGGTGCTGTTTATCGCCGTCGACCAGTGGAAAATGAAACGCCGCTGGAGAGGGAATCCAGCGGCGTCGGCCCTTCCCTCAGACCAGAAGGAAGGAAGTCTAGTTAAGCGCTAA